The window ATTTTTGAATTTCTCTTTATCCTTCGCGTCTAAAGGAAGACTAGCATCAGTTTTGATGGTGTATTCCTTATTATTATCTACTTTTTCCTGGCCTCTGTCATATTTATAATAGAAATCCTGGGCAGCTTTGTCTGTCTCTACATAGAATTTGATATTCTTGTCTTCTCTGTTTCTGATTTTTGAAAGATCTTCAAAACTGTTTACCAAAGGTTTTTCAACCTGATATTTCACTTCAGCCGCTGCTTTTGGATCTGTTTCAAGATTAGGAACAGCAACCGTTACTTTATCAATTGCAATATCTACAGGATCTGTACCGTAGAACCATCCTCTCCAGAACCAGTCAAGATCTTCACCGCTGGCATCTTCCATGGTACGGAATAAATCTGCAGGTTCAGGATGTTTGAATGCCCATCTTTTAGCATAAGTTTTAAAAGCTTTGTCGAAAAGCTCTCTTCCCATGATCGTTTCACGAAGAATATTCAGTCCTGTAGCAGGTTTTGAATACGCGTTCGGTCCATACTGAACAATATTTTCAGAGTTGCTCATAATAGGTTCCAGCTGATCTTTCGGAAGTTTCATGTAATCTACGATAGTCCATGCCGGTCCTCTTTTGGAAGGGAATTTATTATCCCATTTTTCTTCTGTAAGATATTCTGTAAAAGTGTTCAGACCTTCATCCATCCATGCCCACTGTCTCTCATCAGAGTTGATGATCATCGGGAAAAAGTTGTGTCCAACTTCATGAATAATTACTCCAAGCATTCCGTTTTTGGTTCCTTCGGAATACGTTCCGTCTTTTTCAGTTCTTCCAAAATTGAAACAGATCATCGGATATTCCATACCGTTTGCTGCTTCTACAGATTGTGCTACAGGATATGGATAAGGGATGGTAAATTCTGAATAGGTCTTAATGGTATGGGCAACCGCTTTTGTGGAAAACTTTCTGTAAAGACCATAAGATTCTTTCGGGTAGAAACTCATCGCCATTACTTTATTATTGTTTTCAGGAATCGTTACACGCATTCCGTCCCATACAAACTTTCTCGAAGAAGTCCATGCGAAATCACGAACATCCTTTGCTTCAAAAACCCATGTTTTTCTTTGTTTTGAATGATTTTTTTCAGCTTTTTTAGCTTCATCCAATGTTACGATTTCGATAGGTTCAGATGCATTTTCAGCTTTTCTGTATCTTGATAACTGATCAGATGTTAATACCTGATCATAATTTTTACATTCTCCGGTTCCTCCTACAATATGATCGGCAGGAACATTCATTGAAACTTTAAAATCTCCAAAAACCAAAGCGAATTCACCTCTTCCGGTAAACTGATGGTTCTGCCATCCCTGGAAGTCACTGTATACACACATTCTTGGATACCATTGTGCCATAGTGTAGAGATCATTGCCATCTTCAGGGAAATTTTCATAACCGCCGCGGCCTCCCATCTTCATTCTGTTGGAGATATTGTAGTTCCAGTCTACTTTGAAAACGAATTTTTCGCCCTTTTTCAAAACTTTAGGAAGATCAATACGCATCATGGTTTTGTTGACAGTATACTTCAAAGCATTACCTGCAGCATCTGTCACTTTTTCAAGACTCACGCCATAGCCATTATCTTTTACCGGAAGTTCAGTAGTCTTAAGCTGTTGGTCGGTCGTTGAAGGGCGAAGAACCGATGAAGTATCATACCCGGCATTTCTGATGCTTGAATGCTCATTTTCATCAAGCTGCAGCCAGATATAATCCAGATCATCAGGAGAATTGTTGTAGTAAGTTACCGTTTCAGAACCTTTCAGATTTCTTTTGTCCTCATCCAGATACGCGGTAATGTTATAGTCCGCTCTGTTTTGCCAGTATCCGTGTCCCGGAGCTCCGGAAGCCGTTCTGTAAATGTTGGGTGTTGGTAGAATTGTTCCCAGCTGCTCAAACTTGTTGCCATGGTTGCTGCCTGGGTTATTCTGAATATTTTGTGCGGTGAAACCTGTATATGCAAATACAGAAAGTGAAAGTATAACAACTTTTAGTTTCATAACCGAAATGATTTATTAATGATCAAAGATAGTAATAAGCTCTTGAAATAATGAAAATATTTAACTTTTAAAAAGGAATTCTTTCCAAAGTCATTTTTAAGGATAAAGCAAACACCCCGGAAGAAACAAAGAGTATCCAGTCTTTTTTATTCACTTTAAAAAGATTGAGTGAAATAAACAGGATGATTAAGATTGCAGCAACAATTACAATCTGACCAAGCTCCAAACCAATATTGAATCCCAGCAGGGGTAAAGCAATACTTTGGCTTTTCGCAATCATTACTCTTGCTGTGTTGGCGAACCCCATTCCATGTACCAGACCAAAGATCAGAGCAAGATAGTAATTGGCCCGCATCAGGGTCTGCTTTTGATTTTTCATAATGATATTATCCAATGATGTCAGGACAATCGTCAGGGGAATTAAAAACTCAACCCAGTCAGACGGAACCCTGAAGACGTCAAGGATACTTAAAGCTAATGTAATGGAATGTCCGATCGTAAATGCAGTTACAAGGATCAGTATTTTCTTCCAGTCACTGTAAGAATAAACAGCTATTAAAGCCAAAACAAATAATTGATGATCCAATGCATCCAAAGAAATAATATGTTCCCATCCAAGGTTTAAATAAAAAAGAAAATCCTGCATTTTGGTTAAAAAATTTTATATTTTAAATATTTTGTTAAAATGTTGTTAATTTTATTATTTGATTTAATTTTTACGCTTATTGTTTGTTAATTATTGGTATTATTTATATTTTTAATAAATATTGTATAATTGTATTGCTTAAAAATGAAATATGGATATTAAAAAATTATTTTTTACAAAAGTAAGCATTTCACACGGAGGATCGAAGCTTCTGAGAAATGCAGCAGCAGCCTTTTTAGGATTGTATTCTTATGCCTTTTACGGGCAGGTACAGAAACTGGACTCCCGCTTTGATGTTTTATTGAAAAATAAAGAGAATATAGCCAATGGAAGAGCGGTGAAAGATCTGGAACGCCCGGATATGAAACTTGATCAGCATCTGGTGGTGACTTCAAAAGGAGCACAAACCATGTATTCATGTATTATTTATACCAAAGAACCAGAAAAACTGAAAGCAGATGGTTTTATTATTCAGAGCCAGCTGCCAACTTTTTCCACCGCTTTGGTTACCATTGAAGATATTGAAAGACTTGTGCAGCTTCCCTATATAACGTCTGTAATGGGACCAGAATTTGATGAGCTTCATAATGATGTGAGCAGAGCCCAGTCCGGAGCAAGTCTTTTGCAGGATGGAGTTTTTAATAATACTTCTTATAATGGTACCGGTGTTTTGGTTGGAATTTATGACAGTGGGATAGACTGGAAGCATCCGGATTTCAGAAAAGCTGATGACCAGACCAAAAGCAGAATTGTTTCCATCTGGGATCAGACATTAACGGCACAATCTGGTGAGACAACTCCTACAGGGTTTTCAACAGGTGTGGAATATACAAGAGCACAGATTGAAGATGAACTGGATGGGACACCTACAGGCTTCGTTCGCGAAAATGATACTAACGGGCACGGAACCCATGTTTCGGGTACTGCTGCCGGAAATGGTGCCGCTTTTACAGATAAGAGGCACAAAGGATTTTCATCCGATGCAGATATCGTATTTGTAAAAGGAGGGAATGGCTCTTTTCCTACAACAAATACCATTAATGCCTTAACCTATTTCAAAAATGTAGCTACGGCACTTAATAAACCTATCGTTGTCAATATGAGTATTGGTGGTCAGGGAACTGCTCATGACGGAACTTCCAGTCATGAAGTGGCGGTTAATAATTTTACGACTTCAGGAACTGGTAGAGTTGTGGTTATTTCTGCCGGAAATGATTACGGAGCTAATCTTCACAGAAAAGTGGATATTGCGGCTGGTGCTGCACAGACGTACAGTTTTACAGTAGCAAGCAATACCTCTGCTGCTTCAGTATTTTCATTCATTATGTATGCCAATGATAATACTGCTGTTACAGCAAAACTGACTACTCCCGATGGACAGCAATATACTCAGAATATAAGCACAACCACGGCTCACACTATATTGGGAGGTGGTCTTACAGCAACGATGTATAATTATTGGGGAAATGATAACAATAAAAGATATGTACAGTTAGTTGTAACCAGAACTTCAGGAGCTACTGATGTTCAGGGAAATTATACATTAGAAATTACCAATAACGGAGCACAGCAGATAACCACCCACGGCTGGCTGTATAGCCAGGGAGTACAAACTACGTTGCAAAACGGAGATAATGAATATATTGTAGGATCTCCGGGGAATGCTTCCAATGCTATTACAGTAGCTTCATACATGGGAAGAGCCAGTTGGTATAGTGGAACAAGTGGTTATTTTACACTTACTCCACAGGAATCCATCTCTTCATTTAGTTCACAGGGACCTAGAGTAGATGGTGTCCAAAAACCTGATATTGCAGGTTCAGGTCAGAATGTTATTTCATCAAGATCCAGTAATTCTGCTCCGGCTGCAACAGATATTATTGCAGGAACTAATTATTATGTGAAAAACCAGGGGACAAGTATGTCTTCACCAGGAGTAGCAGGAGCTGTTGGATTATTGCTTCAGGCTAATCCTTCGTTAACAGCAGCACAGGTGAAAACACGTCTTACTGCTAATGCCAGAATGGATGGAGCAACAGGAACCGTTCCAAACATGAGGTGGGGATATGGTAAACTGGACATTTATAAAGCTGTTACTGATGAATTAGGATGTGTAAAATCTAATTTTGAGACTATAGGGTATGATGAACCTTATATTATTGCTAATACAGAATCTAATTATTACTTTGATAATATTGCTCTGGCAGTAAGATATACACCAACGTTAACAGGGAAATTGGGAGGTTTTTCATTTTTAACAGGGACTTCACTCCCTTCAGATATTCCGGTTGATATTCAAATCAGAAAAGTGAATGCCAGTGGAAATCCAGGAGATATTATTGCAACCAAAACCATTACTTCATGGCTTAATAGTTCTCAAAGATTTACCTGGAACTATGTGAATCTTTCCGATTTAAATGTACAAATGGTAACCGGAAAAGAATTTTATATTGTCGTAAATGGATTAGGGGGGAGAATTGCGATGAAAGCTGAGAACGCAGTAGTAAATAACAGATCTAAGACTTCTACTGACGGCACTACATGGACTTCAAGAACTTTTGATCTTAAAATGAGAGCTGTAGTCTATGAAAATATTGCTGAAGTAAAGAATTTAGCAACGTCTAATCAAACGAAAGCAAGTACAGTGGCCAATGGTTATAACTATTTTACAAACGCCTGCCAGCTGATTTCAAGAGTGGAAAAAGAAACCGCAAGTACTGTAGCAGGAAATACAACATCAAAAGTATGGGTGGATAATGCACAGCCAAACTATGTGGCAAGAAGATATGAAATAAATCCTGACACGAATGCAGCCACAGCAACCGGAAAAGTAACTTTATACTTTAAACAGGGTGATTTCGATGCTTATAACTTGACAAGTGGAGTGAAATTACCTACTTCACCTGCAGATGTTGCCAATAAAGCTAACCTTATTATTGAAAAATATACAGGAACCAGTACTACTGGTACAGTCGCATCTTTTGGAGGGACAGCTTCGGTTATTACTCCCGATATTGCTGATATTATCTGGAATGATACCTATCAATACTGGGAAGTGAGCTTTCAGACGACAGGTTTTGGCGGATATTTTGTTAAAACAGGGACAACATTAGGAACAGTCGATGTTAAGTTGAACCCGGAAGTGAATATCACTCCAAATCCTGCGAAAGATTTTGTGAATGTAGCATTAGGCAGACATTCTAAAGCAGCAGTAACGATCTATGATGTTTCAGGAAAACTGATTAAAACCGTAAATGTGGATACCCATTCCGGTAAAATTGATGTTTCAGAACTGGTAAGAGGAACTTATCTGTTCACCATTATATTGGATGATAACACAAAAATTACGAAAAAAGTAATTAAACAATAAATCTTCATCAATCAATTATTATCAGAAGCAGCCGTTTTTATAACTGCTGCTTTTTTTATATTTGCTGTAAAAATAGAATTCATGTCAGGTAAGCTTTTTTTTGGATTTTTTTTATTTGTAACCCTGGTATTTCAGAGTTTTACGGATGGTGAAGCCTTTCATCCCTATCATGTAGGCTCTGTAGAAATTAATTATAATTCAAAATCCAGAACATTCGAAGTGACAGGGAGATTTTTCCTTGATGATATGGAAAATGGATTGGGAAAAAAATATGGAGGAGCTTTTCATTTTAATGATGAAAAATACAGAGCAAAACTGAATGACGCATTACAGAAATATTGCTCGGAATATTTCAAATTAAAAGCAGACAACAAATTTTTGAAAGTAAACTATATTGGCTATGAAGAAGACCAGGAATCTGTAGATATATTTCTCGAGTCTGAACCTGTAGCCGCACCTAAAAAAGTGGAAACTGCTGTAAGTTTTCTGTACAATCTTTTTGATGATCAGATCAATATTGTTCATATCATTGTCAATGGGCAAAGAAACAGTGAAAAGCTTACCTATCCTAACCGCTATCTTTATAAGCAGTTTTAAGAATATTAATTTTCTAGTTGCAGCAATGTATTGATTCCTTTCGCATGAGCGAGCAGGTCAGGAAAAAAATCATCATAACATTGCTGAAGATGATCTTTATTTTTTAAAAAAGCTTCAAAAACAGGAATGTCTTTATCCAGATATTTTGCTTTATTGAGCACATTCTGAATACTGAATTTAATTCCCCAGTCTTCACGGTAATTATAAAGCCAGTCGTCGTGCTCCATTTTGACAAGCATTTTTTTGAAATTTTCCGGCAGCCATTGTTCATGGGCATTCAAAACGCTGTACACTTTAAGAGAGTGGGCCTTCCATTCCGCCAAAGAATTCAGAGAAAGGTCTCTGGCCACAAAGTGATCCATAGAAACATCTACAAATGCACCAGCATACAGTCTTACCAAAGGAGCAAATATTTTTTTAGCTTCATGAATGGCGGGATGGGAGTCAGTATAAGTATCAATAGCTCTATGCAGGGTGATTCCATCCTGAATATCTTTCGGGAAAGAAAAACGATCTCTGTTACGGATAAAATCTTCGAGAAATTGACCCACGATCTGTCCGTCGGTAAAAGAAAGAAAAGAATGCGCCAGATAATTCATAATTTAAAGGTATGAATTAAATGTGAGTTTTGATATAGTGAATAGTGAATCCGCTTCGCTCGTGAATTTTTTATCAACCTCCCAATTGACCATTGACTTGCACAGCAAGATTGACCATTCACAATTTTATCAATAGTGAATCCGCTTCGCTTGTGAATTTTTATTCACGTTCCAATTGACTATTGACTTGCGTAGCAAAATTGACCATTCACATTAAAAAAGCCTCTCATGAAAATCCTCAATCTTACTCACTTCTTCGATCTTTATGCCAAACTTTCTCTTCGGAATTTTATTAAGATTGGAAACAAATATTTTTTCATAACCCAGTTTTTCAGCTTCAGTAATTCTTTGTTCCACCTGAGCTACAGGACGTATTTCTCCGCTTAGCCCGATTTCTCCTGCAAAGCAGTAATGTTCTGAAATTGCAATATCTTCATTGGATGAAAGAACAGAAGCTACTACTGCCAGATCCAGTGCCGGGTCGTCTGTTTTTATTCCTCCAGTAATATTCAGGAAAACGTCTTTAGCTCCAAGCTGGAAACCTGCTCTTTTTTCCAGTACAGCCAAAAGCATATTCAATCTTTTGGAATCAAAACCGGTGGAACTTCTTTGAGGAGTACCATAAACGGCAGTACTTACCAGTGCCTGAATCTCCAGAAGCATAGGACGGTTTCCTTCCAGGGTTACCGCAACGGAGTTTCCGGAAAGTTCTTCAAATTTCTTGGTGATCAGAATTTCAGAAGGATTTTTAATCTCTTTCAATCCCTGAGAAACCATTTCATAGATACCAATCTCGGAAGTAGATCCGAAACGGTTTTTATTAGCTCTCAGCAATCTGAAAAGGTGATTTCGGTCTCCATCAAAATTCAAAACCACATCCACCATATGTTCCAGTACCTTTGGTCCGGCAATCTGACCATCTTTGGTGATGTGCCCTACAAGAAATACAGGAGTATTATTTTCTTTGGCATATTTGATGATCTCATTGGAGCATTCGCGGATTTGGGAAACGGTTCCCGGTGAACTCTCTATCAGTTGAGACTGCAGGGTTTGAATGGAATCAATGATCATAAAATCAGGTTCCAGTTTTTTTGCCTCATGAAGGATTTTTTCCAATGATGTTTCAGTGAAAAGAAAGCAGTTTGGATTTTGAATATCCGTAAGCCTGTCTGCTCTCATCTTGATCTGAGAGGCACTTTCTTCCCCCGAAACATAGAAGATTTTTTTCTTCATTTTCAAAGCAAGCTGAAGCAGAAGAGTAGACTTTCCGATTCCCGGTTCACCACCAATCAAAGTAACGGAACCTAAAACAATTCCGCCTCCTAAAACGCGGTTCAATTCATCAGAAGGAGTTTTTATTCTCGGCTCTTCACTCGTTACCACTTCAACAATATTGATTACATGTTGTTTGGTTTTTGAGAAAGGAGGAGTTTTATGAGAAGGTTTTTCAACCACTTCTTCCACCAGAGTGTTCCATTCTCCACAGTTTTTACATTGTCCGAGCCATTGTGGGTATTGAGTTCCGCAGTTTTGACAGAAATATGCTGTTTTCAGTTTTGCCATACTGCGAAGTTATAAAAAAGCATTTTTCTTTCAGAATCTAAATGGATTTAATATTAAAAACTAATCCATCCACAGTAGAAATATCTTTCATATCTTAGCTTTGTTCAATTAAATAGTAATGTAAAATATAATTACAATGAAAAAAGTATTTTTATCTTTCGTATTTGCGCTTTTAAGTATTGTGGCATTTGCACAAGGTACCTGGCAAGTAGACCACATGCATTCTTCTGTCAACTTCAATATTAAGCATATGGGAATTAGCTTTGTACAGGGAAGGTTTGATAAATTTGACGGTAGAATGGCTAGCAGCGGTGCTAATCTGGATAATGCCGATTTAAATTTTTCTATAAGTGTTTCTAGCATTAACACCGGAGTGGACATGAGAGACAGACATCTTATAAGCGAAGAGTTTTTCGATGTTGCCAAATATCCTACTATTGAATTTAAAAGTTCTTCCGTTACAAAAGATAAAAACAACAATTATATTGTAAAAGGGAAACTGACGATGAAAGGAGTGGAAAAAGAAATCAGTGCTCCGGTTACATTCGGTGGAATTACAAAGAATAAAGAAGGAAAAGAAATAATGGGAATTCAGACAAAATTTACAGTAAACCGTCTGGATTATGGAATCAAGTATGATCCTACAGGAGCTGGAATTGCGAAAGATGTTGAAGTAACAGCTTACTTTGAATTGGTTAAACAGTAACATTGTAAAACATAAAATTGAAAAGGTTTTCCATATTAAGTGGAAAACCTTTTTAGTTAATAGACGGAAATCATGTTGGCTATAGCTTTGTTTCATTTGCATATATCAAATTCAGATAAAAATTTTTATCAGGTTTTATGACTGTTTGAAGGATGTTTTATCATTTTCAAAATGTAAAAAATTGCTTTGTATCTCTTTTTCCCATAACTTTGCACAAACCTAATCTAATGAGTAAAAAGAATACAAAGTACATCTTTGTGACAGGAGGTGTAACTTCATCTTTGGGAAAGGGAATCGTTTCTGCTTCTCTGGGACTTCTACTAAAATCACGCGGCTTTAATGTAACGATCCAAAAATTAGATCCTTATATCAATATCGACCCAGGAACTTTGAATCCTTATGAGCACGGAGAGTGTTATGTAACTGAAGATGGTGCGGAGACGGATCTGGATTTAGGCCACTACGAGCGTTACCTTGATGCTCCTACATCCCAAAACAACAACGTTACTACAGGGAAAATTTACCAGACTGTAATTGAAAAAGAAAGAAAAGGAGATTTCCTTGGAAAAACAGTTCAGGTAATTCCTCATATTACTAACGAAATCAAACGTAGAATTAAAATCCTTTCAAAACAGAACTACGATATCATCATCACTGAGATCGGAGGAACTGTAGGGGATATCGAATCTTTACCATACATTGAGACTGTTCGTCAGTTGAAATGGGAATTGGGAGAAAGTAATTCTATGGTGATTCACCTTACTTTATTGCCTTATCTGGCTTCAAGTGGAGAATTAAAAACAAAACCATCCCAGCACTCCGTTCGTCAGTTGATGGAAAGCGGAATTATGGCAGATGTTTTAGTTTGCAGAACAGAGCATAAAATTCCTAAAGATCAGAGAGCAAAACTGGCTCAATTCTGTAACGTTGCTTTAGAAAACGTTATTGAGTGTAAGGATCTGGAAACCATCTATGAAGTTCCAATGTATCTTCAGAAACAAAATTTTGATGATGTGGTATTGAAAGAGCTGGATCTGAAAAGTGATAAAACAGCTGATCTTAAAGACTGGAAAAATTTCCTTAAGAAATTCCAGAACCCTAAGAAAACAGTTGAGATTGCATTAGTTGGAAAATATGTTTCCCTTCAGGATTCCTATATTTCCATTGCTGAAGCTTTCAAACATGCAGGAGCTGACCTTGAAACCGAAGTAAAAGTAAGATGGGTATACAGTGGAGATATCACAGAAGAGAATATTAAAGATACGCTGAAAGGAGTGAATGGTATCCTTGTAGCTCCAGGATTTGGAGACAGAGGTATTGAAGGAAAAGTTCTTACTGCAAAATATGCAAGAGAAAATAAAATTCCAATGTTGGGAATCTGTTTAGGAATGCAGATCATGACAGTTGAATTTGCAAGAAATGTTTTAGGACATACAAAAGCAAACTCAATGGAATTTGATACCGC of the Chryseobacterium viscerum genome contains:
- a CDS encoding M1 family metallopeptidase; the encoded protein is MKLKVVILSLSVFAYTGFTAQNIQNNPGSNHGNKFEQLGTILPTPNIYRTASGAPGHGYWQNRADYNITAYLDEDKRNLKGSETVTYYNNSPDDLDYIWLQLDENEHSSIRNAGYDTSSVLRPSTTDQQLKTTELPVKDNGYGVSLEKVTDAAGNALKYTVNKTMMRIDLPKVLKKGEKFVFKVDWNYNISNRMKMGGRGGYENFPEDGNDLYTMAQWYPRMCVYSDFQGWQNHQFTGRGEFALVFGDFKVSMNVPADHIVGGTGECKNYDQVLTSDQLSRYRKAENASEPIEIVTLDEAKKAEKNHSKQRKTWVFEAKDVRDFAWTSSRKFVWDGMRVTIPENNNKVMAMSFYPKESYGLYRKFSTKAVAHTIKTYSEFTIPYPYPVAQSVEAANGMEYPMICFNFGRTEKDGTYSEGTKNGMLGVIIHEVGHNFFPMIINSDERQWAWMDEGLNTFTEYLTEEKWDNKFPSKRGPAWTIVDYMKLPKDQLEPIMSNSENIVQYGPNAYSKPATGLNILRETIMGRELFDKAFKTYAKRWAFKHPEPADLFRTMEDASGEDLDWFWRGWFYGTDPVDIAIDKVTVAVPNLETDPKAAAEVKYQVEKPLVNSFEDLSKIRNREDKNIKFYVETDKAAQDFYYKYDRGQEKVDNNKEYTIKTDASLPLDAKDKEKFKNITGYQIDFVNKGGLVMPIILEFTFEDGSKLYDKSAAQIWRLNEQKVSKTYYFDKKVKSIQLDPMRETADIDTTNNLWTSSGSGTETSKFQLFKQKQEAGSVRGGSTGKVNPMQAAGKS
- a CDS encoding HupE/UreJ family protein, yielding MQDFLFYLNLGWEHIISLDALDHQLFVLALIAVYSYSDWKKILILVTAFTIGHSITLALSILDVFRVPSDWVEFLIPLTIVLTSLDNIIMKNQKQTLMRANYYLALIFGLVHGMGFANTARVMIAKSQSIALPLLGFNIGLELGQIVIVAAILIILFISLNLFKVNKKDWILFVSSGVFALSLKMTLERIPF
- a CDS encoding S8/S53 family peptidase; the encoded protein is MDIKKLFFTKVSISHGGSKLLRNAAAAFLGLYSYAFYGQVQKLDSRFDVLLKNKENIANGRAVKDLERPDMKLDQHLVVTSKGAQTMYSCIIYTKEPEKLKADGFIIQSQLPTFSTALVTIEDIERLVQLPYITSVMGPEFDELHNDVSRAQSGASLLQDGVFNNTSYNGTGVLVGIYDSGIDWKHPDFRKADDQTKSRIVSIWDQTLTAQSGETTPTGFSTGVEYTRAQIEDELDGTPTGFVRENDTNGHGTHVSGTAAGNGAAFTDKRHKGFSSDADIVFVKGGNGSFPTTNTINALTYFKNVATALNKPIVVNMSIGGQGTAHDGTSSHEVAVNNFTTSGTGRVVVISAGNDYGANLHRKVDIAAGAAQTYSFTVASNTSAASVFSFIMYANDNTAVTAKLTTPDGQQYTQNISTTTAHTILGGGLTATMYNYWGNDNNKRYVQLVVTRTSGATDVQGNYTLEITNNGAQQITTHGWLYSQGVQTTLQNGDNEYIVGSPGNASNAITVASYMGRASWYSGTSGYFTLTPQESISSFSSQGPRVDGVQKPDIAGSGQNVISSRSSNSAPAATDIIAGTNYYVKNQGTSMSSPGVAGAVGLLLQANPSLTAAQVKTRLTANARMDGATGTVPNMRWGYGKLDIYKAVTDELGCVKSNFETIGYDEPYIIANTESNYYFDNIALAVRYTPTLTGKLGGFSFLTGTSLPSDIPVDIQIRKVNASGNPGDIIATKTITSWLNSSQRFTWNYVNLSDLNVQMVTGKEFYIVVNGLGGRIAMKAENAVVNNRSKTSTDGTTWTSRTFDLKMRAVVYENIAEVKNLATSNQTKASTVANGYNYFTNACQLISRVEKETASTVAGNTTSKVWVDNAQPNYVARRYEINPDTNAATATGKVTLYFKQGDFDAYNLTSGVKLPTSPADVANKANLIIEKYTGTSTTGTVASFGGTASVITPDIADIIWNDTYQYWEVSFQTTGFGGYFVKTGTTLGTVDVKLNPEVNITPNPAKDFVNVALGRHSKAAVTIYDVSGKLIKTVNVDTHSGKIDVSELVRGTYLFTIILDDNTKITKKVIKQ
- a CDS encoding DUF6702 family protein, giving the protein MSGKLFFGFFLFVTLVFQSFTDGEAFHPYHVGSVEINYNSKSRTFEVTGRFFLDDMENGLGKKYGGAFHFNDEKYRAKLNDALQKYCSEYFKLKADNKFLKVNYIGYEEDQESVDIFLESEPVAAPKKVETAVSFLYNLFDDQINIVHIIVNGQRNSEKLTYPNRYLYKQF
- a CDS encoding ACP phosphodiesterase; the protein is MNYLAHSFLSFTDGQIVGQFLEDFIRNRDRFSFPKDIQDGITLHRAIDTYTDSHPAIHEAKKIFAPLVRLYAGAFVDVSMDHFVARDLSLNSLAEWKAHSLKVYSVLNAHEQWLPENFKKMLVKMEHDDWLYNYREDWGIKFSIQNVLNKAKYLDKDIPVFEAFLKNKDHLQQCYDDFFPDLLAHAKGINTLLQLEN
- the radA gene encoding DNA repair protein RadA translates to MAKLKTAYFCQNCGTQYPQWLGQCKNCGEWNTLVEEVVEKPSHKTPPFSKTKQHVINIVEVVTSEEPRIKTPSDELNRVLGGGIVLGSVTLIGGEPGIGKSTLLLQLALKMKKKIFYVSGEESASQIKMRADRLTDIQNPNCFLFTETSLEKILHEAKKLEPDFMIIDSIQTLQSQLIESSPGTVSQIRECSNEIIKYAKENNTPVFLVGHITKDGQIAGPKVLEHMVDVVLNFDGDRNHLFRLLRANKNRFGSTSEIGIYEMVSQGLKEIKNPSEILITKKFEELSGNSVAVTLEGNRPMLLEIQALVSTAVYGTPQRSSTGFDSKRLNMLLAVLEKRAGFQLGAKDVFLNITGGIKTDDPALDLAVVASVLSSNEDIAISEHYCFAGEIGLSGEIRPVAQVEQRITEAEKLGYEKIFVSNLNKIPKRKFGIKIEEVSKIEDFHERLF
- a CDS encoding YceI family protein, coding for MKKVFLSFVFALLSIVAFAQGTWQVDHMHSSVNFNIKHMGISFVQGRFDKFDGRMASSGANLDNADLNFSISVSSINTGVDMRDRHLISEEFFDVAKYPTIEFKSSSVTKDKNNNYIVKGKLTMKGVEKEISAPVTFGGITKNKEGKEIMGIQTKFTVNRLDYGIKYDPTGAGIAKDVEVTAYFELVKQ
- a CDS encoding CTP synthase, coding for MSKKNTKYIFVTGGVTSSLGKGIVSASLGLLLKSRGFNVTIQKLDPYINIDPGTLNPYEHGECYVTEDGAETDLDLGHYERYLDAPTSQNNNVTTGKIYQTVIEKERKGDFLGKTVQVIPHITNEIKRRIKILSKQNYDIIITEIGGTVGDIESLPYIETVRQLKWELGESNSMVIHLTLLPYLASSGELKTKPSQHSVRQLMESGIMADVLVCRTEHKIPKDQRAKLAQFCNVALENVIECKDLETIYEVPMYLQKQNFDDVVLKELDLKSDKTADLKDWKNFLKKFQNPKKTVEIALVGKYVSLQDSYISIAEAFKHAGADLETEVKVRWVYSGDITEENIKDTLKGVNGILVAPGFGDRGIEGKVLTAKYARENKIPMLGICLGMQIMTVEFARNVLGHTKANSMEFDTATPDPVISLMEEQKNVVDKGGTMRLGAWKCSLKNGSRLFDIYGSKNISERHRHRYEFNSDYLQEFEKNGFLATGTNPETGLVEALELPDHPFYVGVQYHPEYKSTVATPHPLFRAFIKACEKK